A region of Streptomyces paludis DNA encodes the following proteins:
- a CDS encoding thioester reductase domain-containing protein yields the protein MASTIPTEVAEEFAADVVLADDITGFPAPAPETVSDVFLTGATGFLGAFLLRDLLREGLVVHCLVRGADAGVARQRLTDNLRTYELLDGLDAVDLDRVHVYTGDVTKPRLGLPEDVYAELAGRVGAVYHSAAKVNFLTLYKWLRKSTVESTHGILRFACAARAALHHVSTTGVFEPRRDLPARGELDPTGPGEALSLGYTRSKWVAEQLVLEASRRGVPVTVHRPGQVWGDSRTGACQPNDFVWRFIKGAIQIGRYPRRFRLEMNMVPVDYVSAVIVTASRHPEGLGGIYHQVSPGTLKSEEILRLLRGAGYELEEVSILKWMKAVAADVTNSMAPLLSILVESEKVEVAEFSDEVTRGLLEGSGVSCPDIDEKAFGGYIEYFVRHGVLPAPGADGASGADKD from the coding sequence ATGGCTTCGACGATACCCACGGAAGTCGCCGAGGAGTTCGCCGCCGATGTCGTACTGGCCGACGACATCACCGGCTTTCCGGCCCCGGCCCCGGAGACGGTGTCCGACGTGTTCCTCACCGGTGCGACCGGTTTCCTCGGGGCGTTCCTGCTCAGGGACCTGCTGCGGGAAGGACTCGTCGTGCACTGCCTGGTGCGGGGCGCGGACGCCGGGGTGGCCCGGCAGCGGCTGACGGACAACCTCCGTACCTATGAACTGCTCGACGGTCTCGACGCTGTCGACCTGGACCGGGTCCATGTGTACACCGGTGATGTGACCAAGCCCCGGCTCGGGCTGCCGGAGGACGTGTACGCGGAACTGGCCGGCCGGGTCGGCGCGGTCTACCACTCCGCGGCGAAGGTCAACTTCCTCACGCTGTACAAGTGGCTGCGGAAATCGACGGTGGAGTCCACCCACGGGATCCTGCGGTTCGCCTGCGCCGCGCGGGCCGCGCTGCACCATGTCTCGACCACCGGTGTGTTCGAGCCGAGGAGGGACCTTCCCGCGCGGGGCGAACTCGACCCGACCGGGCCGGGGGAGGCGCTGTCGCTCGGGTACACCAGAAGCAAGTGGGTCGCCGAACAGCTGGTGCTGGAGGCGTCCCGCCGGGGGGTGCCGGTGACGGTGCACCGCCCCGGCCAGGTCTGGGGCGACTCACGGACCGGGGCCTGCCAGCCGAACGACTTCGTGTGGCGGTTCATCAAGGGCGCGATCCAGATCGGCCGGTATCCGCGCAGATTCCGGCTGGAGATGAACATGGTCCCGGTCGACTACGTCAGCGCGGTGATCGTCACGGCCTCCCGGCACCCGGAGGGGCTCGGCGGGATCTACCACCAGGTCAGCCCCGGGACGCTGAAGTCGGAGGAGATCCTGCGGCTGCTGCGCGGCGCCGGGTACGAGCTGGAGGAGGTCAGCATCCTCAAGTGGATGAAGGCCGTCGCGGCGGATGTCACCAACTCCATGGCCCCGTTGCTGAGCATTCTCGTGGAGTCGGAGAAGGTGGAGGTCGCGGAGTTCTCCGACGAGGTCACCCGGGGCCTGCTGGAGGGCTCCGGAGTGAGCTGCCCGGACATCGACGAGAAGGCGTTCGGCGGGTACATCGAGTACTTCGTGCGGCACGGCGTCCTGCCGGCCCCCGGCGCCGACGGGGCGTCCGGCGCCGACAAGGACTGA
- a CDS encoding ABC transporter ATP-binding protein — translation MIRRLIDVVGPEQARPVRRMIVALVVGAVLQGIAFALLVPVLEALFGSDPDEVWPWLWALLGVSVLYGAAYYWSLLIGFEAGATLSRSLHHRIGDRVAALPLGWFAPERVGQLGQLATKSVMDIMGVPAHLLRPLVTSFVTPVTVIALMYVFDWRLALAATLTVPLIVLVYRWSTGLSRLADVARSAAHAETGGRVVEFAQVQPVLRVFGRGPVRSGARLDDALRTQTDASRRVLVTGVPGLVGFVLVIQAAFTLILLTGTYLALDGGLGVAKLLALLVLAVRFTEPIAETAVLGSTLRTAGAALDRVAELLAQPTLPRSEDPKVPDGNAVRFEDVSFGYDGKPVLSGVSLTLGEGTMTALVGPSGSGKTTVSKLVPRFWDVDSGVVRVGGVDVRDIDPEVLMSRISVVFQDVYLFQGTILENIRVGRPTATDAEVREAARLARVEEIVHRLSDGWDAQVGEGGALLSGGERQRVSIARAILKNAPIVLLDEATASLDPENEQAVQDALSALTAGRTLLVIAHRLQTVAAADQILFLDEGRITEHGSHDELIAAGGRYASFWAERSRARDWSLTGQVF, via the coding sequence ATGATCCGTCGACTCATTGATGTGGTGGGCCCCGAACAGGCCCGGCCGGTACGCCGGATGATCGTCGCCCTGGTGGTGGGCGCGGTGCTCCAGGGCATCGCCTTCGCCCTGCTGGTGCCCGTACTGGAAGCGCTGTTCGGCTCCGACCCGGACGAGGTCTGGCCGTGGCTGTGGGCGCTGCTCGGTGTGTCGGTGCTCTACGGCGCGGCGTACTACTGGAGCCTGCTCATCGGGTTCGAGGCGGGGGCGACGCTCTCGCGGAGCCTGCACCACCGTATCGGCGACCGGGTGGCCGCGCTGCCGCTGGGCTGGTTCGCGCCGGAACGGGTGGGGCAGCTGGGCCAGTTGGCCACGAAGAGCGTGATGGACATCATGGGGGTGCCGGCGCATCTGCTCCGTCCCCTGGTGACCAGTTTCGTCACACCGGTGACGGTGATCGCCCTGATGTACGTCTTCGACTGGCGGCTGGCGCTCGCGGCCACGCTCACCGTGCCGCTGATCGTCCTGGTCTACCGGTGGAGCACCGGGCTGAGCCGGCTGGCCGATGTGGCCCGGTCCGCCGCCCATGCCGAGACCGGCGGCCGGGTGGTGGAGTTCGCCCAGGTCCAGCCGGTGCTGCGGGTGTTCGGCCGGGGTCCGGTCCGCTCCGGCGCGCGCCTCGACGACGCGCTGCGTACGCAGACCGACGCGTCCCGGCGGGTGCTGGTCACCGGAGTGCCGGGTCTGGTCGGCTTCGTCCTGGTGATCCAGGCCGCCTTCACCCTGATCCTGCTCACCGGCACCTATCTGGCGCTGGACGGCGGTCTGGGTGTGGCCAAGCTGCTGGCGCTGCTGGTGCTGGCGGTACGGTTCACCGAGCCGATCGCGGAGACCGCGGTGCTCGGCTCGACCCTGCGCACGGCCGGTGCCGCGCTGGACCGGGTGGCGGAGCTGCTGGCGCAGCCGACGCTTCCGCGGTCCGAGGACCCGAAGGTGCCGGACGGCAACGCGGTCCGGTTCGAGGACGTGAGCTTCGGTTACGACGGCAAGCCGGTGCTCTCGGGGGTGTCCCTGACCCTGGGCGAGGGGACCATGACGGCTCTCGTCGGGCCGTCGGGCTCGGGCAAGACCACGGTGAGCAAGCTCGTCCCGCGCTTCTGGGACGTGGACTCCGGGGTGGTGCGCGTGGGCGGTGTGGATGTGCGGGACATCGATCCCGAGGTGCTCATGTCCCGTATCTCCGTGGTGTTCCAGGACGTCTACCTCTTCCAGGGCACCATCCTGGAGAACATCCGGGTGGGGCGTCCCACGGCCACCGACGCCGAGGTCCGCGAGGCCGCGCGGCTGGCCAGGGTCGAGGAGATCGTGCACCGGCTGTCCGACGGCTGGGACGCGCAGGTGGGCGAGGGCGGCGCGCTGCTGTCCGGTGGCGAGCGGCAGCGGGTGTCGATCGCGCGGGCGATCCTGAAGAACGCGCCGATCGTGCTGCTCGACGAGGCGACGGCGTCGCTCGACCCGGAGAACGAGCAGGCCGTCCAGGACGCGCTGAGCGCGCTGACCGCGGGCCGTACGCTGCTTGTCATCGCCCACCGGCTCCAGACCGTGGCCGCCGCCGACCAGATCCTTTTCCTGGACGAGGGGCGGATCACCGAGCACGGTTCGCATGACGAACTCATCGCCGCGGGCGGCCGGTACGCGTCATTCTGGGCGGAACGCAGCAGAGCCCGCGACTGGAGTCTGACCGGACAGGTTTTTTGA
- a CDS encoding LuxR family transcriptional regulator encodes MIRAAVRRQGGALLVGAAGVGKSLLLSTALRRAAAEGRTVLHVGGAGWSGDTRARGFGTLAECLETIRPSAPDGSAGIPPLVGIDDAHLVDAASSIRLHRLVAVGRLSVLAAAPQDAPAPAGIDKLWLERLVEHIEVAPFDSIAMSLVLRARLGGHTDTATLERLWAATHGNALLLRELVENALEDGSLHSVDGAWRWSGLTSRLGKRLSDVIRVGLRDLSPHENELVHMLAIAEPLEAEIAAAAGLAKAAESLDLRGIVGVERSGARVRLRLALPLSRVVVAARMSDLTRQRLCREIADALERTGTRRDEDVLRVVSLRIQAGLVPGREQLLTAARIAIRRRDLPLAERMCLLALQEAPDDRDSAPLEGPVPDSVEYGAALRRLVTRIENTPAQAVDRSRAALLLGEVLVGRGRAAEAETVLSAALDAGAGVPVTERIAAVHTRVINMAWSLRRVEDARDLLARTVAEVAPVHAGVLHGTRAVMAVMSDRLHEAVAIGETVLRDRIADRPVAQALVPTVAFARCELGDPAGALELLGRYRDSAPDWDADAVLLADSVSARCSSLLGSLRSAAEKLDGAHHYAPGNGRPVLLQPLLDRCRLLRLRGRCEEAAGLLRRAIASDTSHEYPVTDAWPLAQLAGALAESGDHTEALRALVEVRSLRGAMPRSPIAEDEIAFENALVLAHTGDHYSAGVQATELAERAFGAGRTVRAVTALLLAARVTDGAAVHFRHHALLRAARASGGMIRLYAEYAQALSDADGALLLEVSGHFGHMGALPLATEAAAQAARAFRAAGQHRKSREAAAAGRDLQRECGIPLPAWVERDSQVEKPSASLTPREREVAALASTGMSNRDIADRLVVSVRTVENHLHRIYHKLGITARNDLKQSMDRLTGRARERERIPPLRLVGAPGSEQVA; translated from the coding sequence GTGATCAGGGCCGCCGTCCGGCGGCAGGGCGGCGCCCTGCTCGTCGGCGCCGCGGGAGTCGGCAAGAGCCTTCTGCTGTCCACCGCCCTGCGCCGGGCGGCCGCCGAGGGCCGTACGGTCCTGCATGTCGGCGGTGCGGGCTGGAGCGGCGACACGCGCGCGCGGGGCTTCGGCACCCTGGCCGAATGCCTGGAGACGATCCGTCCGTCCGCCCCGGACGGCTCCGCCGGCATCCCTCCCCTCGTCGGCATCGACGACGCCCACCTGGTCGACGCGGCGTCGAGCATCCGGCTCCACCGGCTCGTCGCGGTGGGACGGCTCAGTGTGCTCGCCGCCGCGCCGCAGGACGCGCCCGCCCCGGCCGGCATCGACAAGCTGTGGCTGGAACGGCTCGTGGAGCACATCGAGGTGGCGCCCTTCGACAGCATCGCCATGAGCCTGGTGCTGCGGGCCAGGCTGGGGGGCCACACCGACACCGCCACGCTGGAACGTCTGTGGGCGGCGACGCACGGCAACGCGCTGCTGCTGCGCGAACTCGTCGAGAACGCGCTGGAGGACGGCTCGCTGCACAGCGTTGACGGCGCCTGGCGCTGGTCGGGGCTGACCTCACGGCTGGGCAAACGGCTCTCGGACGTGATCCGCGTCGGGCTCCGCGACCTCAGCCCGCACGAGAACGAACTCGTCCACATGCTCGCCATAGCCGAGCCGCTGGAGGCCGAGATCGCCGCCGCGGCGGGCCTGGCGAAGGCCGCCGAGTCGCTCGACCTGCGCGGCATCGTCGGTGTGGAGCGCAGCGGGGCGCGCGTCCGGCTGCGGCTGGCCCTGCCGCTCAGCCGGGTGGTGGTGGCCGCCCGGATGTCCGATCTCACCAGGCAGCGGCTGTGCCGCGAGATCGCGGACGCCCTGGAGCGGACCGGGACCCGCCGGGACGAGGACGTCCTGCGCGTCGTCTCCCTGCGCATTCAGGCCGGACTCGTGCCCGGCCGGGAGCAGTTGCTCACCGCCGCCCGCATCGCGATCCGCCGCCGGGACCTCCCGCTGGCGGAGCGCATGTGCCTGCTCGCCCTCCAGGAGGCCCCGGACGACCGGGACAGCGCGCCGCTGGAGGGTCCGGTCCCGGACTCCGTGGAGTACGGCGCGGCTTTGCGACGTCTAGTGACGCGCATAGAAAACACTCCCGCGCAGGCCGTGGACCGGAGCCGGGCGGCCCTGCTGCTCGGTGAGGTCCTGGTGGGCAGGGGCCGCGCGGCCGAGGCCGAGACGGTCCTGTCCGCCGCGCTCGACGCCGGTGCGGGGGTGCCGGTGACCGAGCGCATCGCGGCGGTGCACACCCGGGTGATCAACATGGCCTGGAGCCTGCGCCGGGTCGAGGACGCCCGCGACCTGCTGGCCCGTACGGTCGCGGAGGTGGCGCCGGTCCACGCCGGGGTGCTCCACGGCACCCGGGCCGTGATGGCGGTGATGTCCGACCGGCTCCACGAGGCGGTCGCCATCGGGGAGACGGTGCTGCGCGACCGGATCGCGGACCGTCCGGTCGCCCAGGCGCTGGTGCCCACGGTGGCCTTCGCCCGCTGCGAACTGGGGGACCCGGCGGGCGCCCTGGAACTCCTCGGCCGCTACCGGGACTCCGCTCCCGACTGGGACGCCGACGCCGTACTGCTGGCCGACTCCGTCTCCGCCCGCTGCTCCTCGCTGCTGGGGAGTTTAAGGAGCGCCGCCGAGAAACTGGACGGCGCCCATCACTACGCGCCCGGCAACGGCCGGCCCGTACTCCTCCAGCCCCTGCTCGACCGCTGCCGGCTGCTGCGGCTGCGCGGGCGCTGCGAGGAGGCCGCCGGGCTGCTGCGCCGGGCGATCGCCTCGGACACGTCCCACGAGTACCCGGTGACCGACGCCTGGCCGCTGGCCCAGCTCGCCGGCGCGCTGGCCGAGTCCGGCGATCACACGGAGGCGCTGCGGGCCCTGGTCGAGGTCCGCTCGCTGCGCGGCGCGATGCCCAGATCGCCGATCGCCGAGGACGAGATCGCGTTCGAGAACGCGCTCGTCCTGGCCCACACCGGGGACCACTACAGCGCGGGCGTCCAGGCCACGGAGCTGGCCGAGCGGGCGTTCGGGGCCGGCCGTACGGTACGGGCGGTCACGGCGCTGCTGCTGGCGGCCCGGGTCACGGACGGGGCGGCGGTGCACTTCCGCCACCACGCGCTGCTGCGCGCGGCCCGTGCGTCCGGCGGGATGATCCGGCTGTACGCGGAGTACGCCCAGGCCCTCTCCGACGCCGACGGCGCCCTGCTGCTGGAGGTCTCCGGGCACTTCGGGCACATGGGCGCGCTGCCGCTGGCCACCGAGGCGGCGGCGCAGGCGGCCCGCGCGTTCCGGGCCGCCGGCCAGCACCGCAAGAGCCGGGAGGCCGCGGCGGCCGGCCGGGATCTCCAGCGCGAGTGCGGTATCCCGCTGCCGGCCTGGGTGGAGCGGGACAGCCAGGTGGAGAAGCCCTCCGCCTCGCTCACCCCGAGGGAGCGGGAAGTCGCCGCGCTCGCCTCGACCGGGATGTCCAACCGGGACATCGCGGACCGGCTCGTGGTCTCGGTGCGTACCGTCGAGAACCATCTGCACCGCATCTACCACAAGCTCGGCATCACGGCCCGCAACGACCTGAAGCAGAGCATGGACCGGCTGACCGGGCGCGCCCGGGAGCGGGAGCGAATACCTCCGCTCCGGCTCGTGGGCGCGCCCGGCTCGGAGCAGGTCGCCTGA
- a CDS encoding MMPL family transporter, which produces MFEALGRFLFRRRNPLLVLTLLFAVLSGAYGVGVFGDMKPGGFEDPGSDSRKAAQLAEKAFPDRAPDAVIVYRDKDRTVDDASFQEAVTGTVEKLPKSAVTGYSTFWMTQMPAQVSHDRHATYVGLNLRGDDDNAKEESYKAVMDKLAAPGLETLRGGAVATGHQAGDEIGKDLGTAEGLSFPLLFILLVIVFGGLAAASLPLLVGGLSILGSMAVLRLIAQITDVSVFAMSLVTILGLAVAIDYGLLIVSRYREELERGHTGEEALARTVATAGRTIVISGITVAVALFGMTFFPLGFLKSMAYGGMAAVVLSVFFSLIALPAALGVLGTRVNALSLRKRKARQDGQGAWYRLAHGLMRRPVLVTAGALAVLLALAVPFLRIDFGANDARQLPDSAEGRQVHNTMERDFDSDAVKSIDSLLVLKSAATSPEQGAALEEYAERLGSTKGATGAQVTGAAGTTARVSVTFDGAAVSADARALVNRLKDVAPPEGATAYFGGETAVFDDTLDALGATLPWMLLYIAVATYILLFLAFGSVLLPLKAILMNLLSLSATFGVLVWIFQDGHLEGVLNFDSTGNIEPNMPIMLFALIFGLSMDYEVFLVSRIREQYDLLGDSTAAVASGLQNIGRLIVNAALLMCVPLAAMATSGVLTMKLFGVGMVFAILADVAIVRILLVPAALKLMGRAAWWAPGPLARFYTRFGIKESDAAPEVKQPASVTG; this is translated from the coding sequence ATGTTCGAGGCGCTGGGACGCTTCCTGTTCCGCAGGCGCAACCCGCTGCTGGTCCTGACGTTGCTGTTCGCCGTCCTGTCCGGCGCCTATGGCGTCGGGGTCTTCGGCGACATGAAGCCCGGCGGGTTCGAGGACCCGGGCTCCGACAGCCGCAAGGCCGCCCAGCTGGCCGAGAAGGCGTTCCCCGACCGGGCACCCGACGCCGTGATCGTCTACCGCGACAAGGACCGCACCGTCGACGACGCGTCCTTCCAGGAGGCGGTCACCGGCACGGTCGAGAAGCTGCCGAAGTCGGCGGTGACCGGGTACTCCACGTTCTGGATGACACAGATGCCGGCGCAGGTCAGCCACGACCGGCACGCCACCTATGTCGGACTCAATCTGCGCGGCGACGACGACAACGCCAAGGAGGAGTCCTACAAGGCGGTCATGGACAAGCTGGCCGCGCCGGGGCTGGAGACCCTGCGCGGGGGCGCGGTGGCCACCGGCCACCAGGCCGGTGACGAGATCGGCAAGGACCTGGGCACCGCGGAGGGGCTCTCCTTCCCGCTGCTCTTCATCCTGCTGGTGATCGTCTTCGGCGGGCTGGCGGCGGCGAGTCTGCCGCTGCTCGTCGGCGGTCTGTCCATCCTGGGCTCCATGGCGGTACTGCGGCTGATCGCGCAGATCACCGACGTGTCGGTGTTCGCCATGAGCCTGGTGACGATTCTGGGCCTGGCGGTCGCCATCGACTACGGCCTGCTGATCGTCAGCCGCTACCGCGAGGAGCTGGAGCGCGGCCACACCGGCGAGGAGGCGCTCGCGCGTACCGTCGCCACCGCCGGCCGTACGATCGTGATCTCCGGCATCACCGTGGCGGTCGCCCTGTTCGGTATGACCTTCTTCCCCCTCGGCTTCCTGAAGTCGATGGCGTACGGCGGTATGGCCGCGGTCGTGCTCTCGGTCTTCTTCTCGCTGATCGCCCTGCCCGCCGCGCTGGGTGTGCTCGGCACGCGGGTCAACGCCCTGTCGCTGCGCAAGCGCAAGGCGCGGCAGGACGGCCAGGGCGCCTGGTACCGGCTGGCGCACGGTCTCATGCGCCGTCCGGTGCTGGTCACCGCGGGCGCGCTGGCGGTGCTGCTGGCGCTGGCCGTTCCGTTCCTGCGGATCGACTTCGGCGCCAACGACGCGCGGCAGCTGCCCGATTCGGCCGAGGGCCGGCAGGTGCACAACACGATGGAGCGCGATTTCGACAGCGACGCGGTGAAGTCCATCGACTCGCTGCTGGTGCTCAAGTCGGCGGCCACCTCGCCGGAGCAGGGCGCCGCGCTGGAGGAGTACGCCGAGCGGCTCGGCAGCACCAAGGGCGCCACCGGCGCGCAGGTCACCGGGGCGGCCGGCACCACCGCGCGGGTGTCGGTCACCTTCGACGGCGCCGCGGTCTCGGCCGACGCCCGCGCCCTGGTGAACCGGCTGAAGGACGTGGCACCGCCCGAGGGCGCCACGGCGTACTTCGGCGGTGAGACGGCGGTCTTCGACGACACCCTGGACGCGCTCGGCGCGACGCTGCCGTGGATGCTCCTGTACATCGCGGTGGCGACGTACATCCTGCTGTTCCTGGCGTTCGGCTCGGTGCTGCTGCCGCTGAAGGCGATCCTGATGAACCTCCTGTCGCTGTCGGCGACGTTCGGTGTGCTGGTGTGGATCTTCCAGGACGGCCATCTGGAGGGTGTGCTCAACTTCGATTCGACCGGGAACATCGAGCCGAACATGCCGATCATGCTGTTCGCGCTGATCTTCGGACTCTCCATGGACTACGAGGTGTTCCTCGTCTCCCGGATCCGTGAGCAGTACGACCTGCTGGGCGACAGCACGGCCGCCGTGGCGTCCGGGCTCCAGAACATCGGGCGCCTGATCGTGAACGCCGCGCTGCTGATGTGTGTCCCGCTGGCGGCGATGGCGACCAGTGGGGTGCTCACGATGAAGCTGTTCGGTGTCGGCATGGTGTTCGCGATCCTGGCGGACGTCGCCATCGTACGGATTCTGCTGGTGCCCGCCGCGCTGAAGCTGATGGGGCGGGCCGCCTGGTGGGCCCCGGGTCCGCTGGCCCGCTTCTACACCAGGTTCGGCATCAAGGAGTCCGACGCCGCGCCCGAGGTGAAGCAGCCCGCGAGCGTGACGGGCTGA
- a CDS encoding aspartate aminotransferase family protein — MTESRTITAEPPAVDAAGAVDARETFRRVKRHFSPALAVAGRFSGQGAVEVSAEGCRVALSDGRDVLDFGSYGVALLGHRNPEIVRAVRAQLDIMPASTRSLQSAVAPLAAERLAAYVGGGLNRVYFGSGGADAVEAALKLARMASGRNTVVAVEGAFHGKTVGALSLTDNPRFKSGLDPAFQEGVLRVSPDDPEAVAKAVRAHDVAAVFFEPVQAENGVRVLDEAVLARWCRDAHEHGAFVVADEIQVGLRRCGARSLALAAGLGVDAVLLGKQLGGGVLPLSAAVGNDRLFAPLLADPMLHTATFSGHPLSTSVIPYALDVIERHAENGGRIAAAMEQGLATVRELFPDAVAEIRGRGLLWGVDLASPAMAGEVLTGLARRSLVVSPCLSRPTTIRLLPPIVATEDDVKEAMTLLSDAIAEAVAAP, encoded by the coding sequence GTGACCGAGTCGCGAACCATCACCGCGGAACCGCCCGCCGTCGACGCCGCCGGTGCTGTTGACGCCCGAGAGACCTTCCGGCGGGTCAAACGGCACTTCTCGCCCGCGCTTGCGGTGGCCGGCCGGTTCTCCGGCCAGGGGGCCGTGGAAGTGTCCGCCGAGGGCTGCCGGGTGGCCCTCTCGGACGGCCGGGACGTCCTGGACTTCGGCTCCTACGGGGTCGCCCTGCTCGGACACCGTAACCCGGAGATCGTCCGGGCCGTCCGTGCCCAGCTGGACATCATGCCCGCCTCCACCCGCTCCCTCCAGAGCGCGGTCGCGCCGCTGGCCGCCGAGCGCCTCGCCGCGTATGTCGGCGGCGGCCTGAACCGGGTCTACTTCGGCTCCGGCGGGGCCGACGCCGTCGAGGCGGCCCTGAAGCTGGCCCGGATGGCCTCCGGCCGGAACACCGTGGTCGCCGTCGAGGGCGCCTTCCACGGCAAGACCGTCGGCGCCCTCTCGCTGACCGACAACCCCCGCTTCAAGTCCGGTCTGGACCCCGCCTTCCAGGAGGGCGTGCTCCGGGTGAGCCCGGACGACCCCGAGGCCGTCGCGAAGGCCGTACGCGCCCACGACGTGGCGGCGGTCTTCTTCGAGCCGGTCCAGGCCGAGAACGGGGTGCGTGTGCTGGACGAGGCGGTGCTCGCGCGGTGGTGCCGGGACGCCCACGAGCACGGCGCGTTCGTCGTCGCCGACGAGATCCAGGTCGGCCTGAGGCGCTGCGGCGCCCGGTCCCTGGCCCTGGCGGCCGGGCTCGGGGTGGACGCCGTCCTGCTCGGCAAGCAGCTGGGCGGCGGTGTGCTGCCCCTCTCCGCCGCGGTCGGCAACGACCGGCTCTTCGCGCCCCTGCTGGCCGACCCGATGCTGCACACCGCCACCTTCAGCGGCCATCCCCTGAGCACCTCGGTGATCCCGTACGCGCTCGATGTCATCGAACGTCACGCCGAGAACGGCGGGCGGATCGCCGCCGCGATGGAACAGGGGCTGGCCACCGTACGCGAACTGTTCCCGGACGCCGTGGCGGAGATCCGCGGCCGCGGCCTGCTGTGGGGCGTCGATCTGGCCTCGCCCGCGATGGCCGGCGAGGTGCTGACGGGCCTCGCGCGGCGCTCCCTGGTCGTGTCGCCGTGCCTGAGCCGCCCCACCACGATCCGCCTCCTCCCTCCGATCGTCGCCACCGAGGACGACGTGAAAGAGGCGATGACCCTGCTCTCCGATGCGATTGCCGAGGCGGTCGCCGCCCCGTAG
- a CDS encoding ABC transporter ATP-binding protein: MAAGKTALGTILSPIGGRLRWAIAAQAVAAAAGVVPFIAIAELGRVLLDDGPDRTSDAWTLAGIAAGALLVRLIVMLVAGGISHLADNALQFHIRRSLVDRLGRVPLGWFSSRNSGLVKQAVQDDVDAMHHLIAHSMLDITTAIVVPATSLAYLFWVDWRMTLVVIAPLLIGLTLYSATMAGMSKNLPQYDRAMGRINGSAVEFVQGIAVVKTFGQARRAHREFAEAADDFATFFLGWVRATQYSKTAAEIVLSPVAVLLTTLTGGALFVTRGWLGAVDLLPFALLGIGLTSPILSLFYASYELRIARTAAERVTGILDAEELPVPDAPSTPADNRVSYRDVSFSYDGDQPAVTGVDLELAPGTVTALVGPSGSGKSTLAALLPRFWDVTGGSISIGGTDVREMSLEDLYSRVAFVFQDVRLTRDTIAGNIRMARPDASLDEVRAAARAACVDEVIQALPRGYDSVIGEDARLSGGQAQRVSIARALLADTPVVVLDEAAAYADPHSEAAVQDALSELTRSKIVLMIAHRLSTVVDADQIVVLDGGRIVERGRHAELVAADGRFARMWHAHERTTRWQPHGDAAVVSPSSAVAAGGIS, from the coding sequence ATGGCCGCGGGAAAGACCGCACTCGGCACGATCCTGAGCCCGATCGGGGGAAGGCTGCGCTGGGCCATCGCCGCCCAGGCCGTCGCCGCGGCCGCGGGCGTGGTCCCGTTCATCGCCATCGCCGAGCTGGGGCGGGTGCTGCTCGACGACGGCCCCGACCGCACGAGCGACGCCTGGACCCTCGCCGGGATCGCCGCCGGCGCTCTGCTGGTCCGGCTGATCGTCATGCTCGTGGCGGGCGGGATCTCCCATCTCGCCGACAACGCCCTGCAGTTCCACATCCGGCGCTCGCTCGTCGACCGTCTCGGCCGGGTGCCGCTGGGCTGGTTCTCGTCCCGTAACTCCGGTCTGGTGAAGCAGGCCGTACAGGACGACGTCGACGCGATGCACCATCTGATCGCCCACTCGATGCTCGACATCACCACGGCGATCGTCGTACCCGCCACCTCCCTGGCCTATCTGTTCTGGGTCGACTGGCGGATGACACTGGTGGTGATCGCTCCCCTGCTCATCGGCCTGACGCTGTACAGCGCGACGATGGCCGGGATGTCCAAGAACCTGCCCCAGTACGACCGGGCCATGGGCCGGATCAACGGCAGCGCCGTGGAGTTCGTGCAGGGCATCGCCGTGGTCAAGACCTTCGGCCAGGCCCGCCGCGCGCACCGCGAGTTCGCCGAGGCGGCCGATGACTTCGCCACCTTCTTCCTGGGCTGGGTGCGGGCGACCCAGTACTCCAAGACCGCCGCCGAGATCGTCCTGTCGCCGGTCGCGGTGCTGCTGACCACGCTCACCGGGGGCGCGCTGTTCGTGACCCGGGGCTGGCTCGGCGCCGTGGACCTGCTGCCGTTCGCCCTGCTCGGCATCGGTCTGACCTCGCCCATCCTCTCGCTGTTCTACGCGAGTTACGAGCTGCGCATCGCGCGGACCGCGGCCGAGCGGGTCACCGGCATCCTCGACGCCGAGGAGCTTCCCGTGCCGGACGCCCCGAGCACCCCGGCCGACAACCGGGTCAGCTACCGCGACGTGAGCTTCTCCTACGACGGCGACCAGCCGGCCGTCACCGGGGTGGACCTGGAACTCGCGCCCGGCACGGTCACCGCCCTGGTGGGCCCGTCCGGCTCCGGCAAGAGCACACTGGCCGCGCTGCTGCCGAGGTTCTGGGATGTGACGGGCGGCTCGATCAGCATCGGCGGGACCGATGTCCGGGAGATGTCGCTCGAAGACCTCTACAGCCGGGTCGCGTTCGTCTTCCAGGACGTACGGCTGACCCGTGACACCATCGCCGGCAACATCCGGATGGCCCGGCCGGACGCGTCGCTGGACGAGGTGCGCGCCGCGGCCCGGGCCGCCTGTGTGGACGAGGTGATCCAGGCCCTGCCGCGCGGTTACGACTCGGTGATCGGCGAGGACGCCCGGCTCTCCGGCGGCCAGGCGCAGCGGGTCTCCATCGCGCGGGCCCTGCTGGCGGACACTCCGGTGGTGGTGCTCGACGAGGCCGCCGCCTACGCGGACCCGCACTCCGAGGCGGCCGTGCAGGACGCCCTGTCGGAGCTGACCCGGAGCAAGATCGTGCTGATGATCGCGCACCGGCTCTCCACCGTGGTCGACGCCGACCAGATCGTCGTGCTGGACGGGGGCCGGATCGTCGAGCGGGGCCGGCACGCCGAACTCGTCGCCGCGGACGGCCGGTTCGCCCGGATGTGGCACGCCCATGAACGTACAACGCGGTGGCAGCCGCACGGCGACGCGGCCGTGGTGTCACCGTCGAGCGCCGTCGCGGCGGGAGGAATCAGCTGA